Proteins from one bacterium genomic window:
- a CDS encoding ABC transporter permease, with protein MLVLWWGVTSLGLIQPFFLPRPDQVLRAGYVLFAELEFLADIWASTYRILLGFLAAALLGVPLGLLMGTFRAAEAIFEPLVGFVRYMPASAFIPLFILWLGIGDLEKVAIIFVGSFFQLALMVTVVARGVPMEMMETAYTLGASRFQVIVRVLLPASMPGILDTLRIIMGWAWTYIIVAELVASEAGLGYRILNSQRLLQTGNIIFSIITIGVLGLVTDLGFKWLQRKLFPWTE; from the coding sequence GTGCTTGTGCTTTGGTGGGGTGTCACCTCCCTGGGCCTTATCCAGCCCTTTTTCCTGCCCAGGCCAGACCAAGTCCTGCGTGCAGGTTATGTTCTTTTTGCCGAGCTGGAGTTTTTGGCTGACATATGGGCCAGTACTTATAGGATCTTGTTGGGCTTTTTGGCTGCAGCCCTTCTGGGAGTTCCTCTGGGCCTCTTGATGGGCACCTTCAGGGCAGCGGAGGCGATCTTCGAACCCCTGGTGGGTTTTGTACGTTACATGCCGGCATCTGCCTTCATCCCTCTTTTCATCCTTTGGCTGGGAATAGGAGATCTTGAAAAGGTGGCTATCATTTTCGTGGGAAGCTTCTTTCAACTAGCCCTCATGGTGACAGTGGTGGCCAGGGGGGTACCCATGGAAATGATGGAGACCGCTTACACCCTCGGGGCCAGCAGGTTCCAGGTCATAGTCAGGGTTTTGCTTCCGGCCAGCATGCCCGGAATCTTAGACACCTTGAGAATAATAATGGGCTGGGCCTGGACATACATCATAGTGGCCGAGCTAGTAGCCTCTGAGGCAGGGCTTGGTTACAGGATCCTCAATTCCCAAAGGCTCCTCCAGACAGGCAACATCATATTTTCCATAATTACCATCGGGGTGCTTGGCCTGGTAACGGATTTGGGCTTCAAGTGGTTGCAAAGGAAACTCTTCCCGTGGACAGAATAA
- a CDS encoding ABC transporter substrate-binding protein, which translates to MRRKLGGLVLVMALCALLLPTGAWAAEKILIGMSNWIGYAPLYLAQEKGFFKAKGLDVEVKIIEKVADRRAALAAGHIQGMCTTADAHVITAANDIPVKMVLALDDSYGGDGIVAVESIKKVEDLKGKNVAGHKGGATLFWTNYVLTQHNMKLSDINMIDMTAGDAASAFVAGKVDAAITWEPHLSRAASEGKGHVLLDSRKTPGVIVDALAFRPDFIEKNKEAVKKILEAWFEALEYHKKNPDDANAIMAKFTKDTPELYKKHIEGVRFYGLQENKAYFGTGDKPGELYKVVERALDLWMETKQIPKRIDPKSVIDGSFIK; encoded by the coding sequence ATGAGGCGAAAGCTGGGGGGATTGGTTTTGGTTATGGCTCTTTGCGCCCTTTTGCTCCCCACAGGTGCTTGGGCCGCAGAGAAGATTCTCATTGGCATGTCCAACTGGATAGGATATGCCCCGCTTTATCTGGCCCAGGAAAAGGGTTTTTTTAAGGCCAAGGGGCTGGATGTGGAGGTCAAGATCATCGAGAAGGTGGCTGACAGAAGAGCGGCACTGGCTGCTGGACATATTCAGGGCATGTGCACCACAGCAGATGCCCATGTGATCACGGCAGCCAATGACATTCCAGTGAAAATGGTCTTGGCCCTGGATGACTCTTATGGCGGAGACGGCATAGTGGCCGTAGAGTCCATAAAAAAGGTGGAAGATCTCAAAGGCAAAAACGTGGCCGGGCACAAGGGAGGGGCCACCCTTTTTTGGACCAACTACGTGCTCACCCAGCACAACATGAAACTATCTGATATCAACATGATAGACATGACTGCCGGGGATGCGGCCTCTGCTTTTGTGGCTGGCAAGGTGGATGCGGCCATTACCTGGGAGCCTCATCTGTCAAGGGCAGCCAGCGAAGGCAAAGGGCACGTGCTCCTGGACAGCCGCAAGACCCCTGGGGTGATAGTAGATGCATTGGCCTTCAGGCCCGATTTCATAGAGAAGAACAAAGAGGCGGTCAAAAAGATCCTGGAGGCATGGTTCGAGGCCCTGGAGTACCACAAGAAAAACCCGGATGATGCCAATGCCATCATGGCCAAGTTCACAAAAGATACCCCTGAGCTATACAAGAAGCACATCGAAGGGGTACGCTTTTACGGCTTGCAGGAGAACAAGGCCTATTTCGGCACCGGGGATAAGCCGGGAGAGCTTTATAAGGTGGTGGAGAGGGCTCTGGATCTCTGGATGGAAACCAAGCAGATTCCCAAGAGGATAGATCCTAAGAGCGTAATAGACGGATCCTTCATAAAATAG
- the rsmB gene encoding 16S rRNA (cytosine(967)-C(5))-methyltransferase RsmB produces MNKAPKRDRGARRLAWEVLWRTQNQGAYPDLLLSARLETDPSLPRQDKALAHELVMGTLRWQAALDRALSQVSSRPLSRIPGKLLAALRMGAYQILFLDRIPAPAAVNETVELVRELGLAYATGFANGVLRSLAEKAGSILSVDSNLPDAQRIAMETSHPVWMVERWIRQWGLQQAKELCTANNQVAPLTIRTNTLKITRKELMEALEREGLEVLPTQFSPEGLRVLSLEVPLSRLEAFRRGWFQVQDEASQLIPHWLELQGDQMVLDACAAPGGKTSHMAQLLGNKGRILAVDIHQAKLHLLAQECKKLNITCVSILKADLLNPSSVPGGPFQRILLDAPCSGLGVLRRNPDAKWRRTPQDIPRMADIQLRMLENLAPLLAPGGILVYSVCTHTQEETEGVREAFLSKTRNFEPVVSPQGLPQEARTLVDPHGFLRTFPHRQGMDGFSAFKLRRTS; encoded by the coding sequence ATGAACAAGGCCCCCAAAAGAGATCGTGGAGCCAGGCGGTTGGCCTGGGAGGTGCTTTGGCGCACTCAAAATCAAGGCGCCTATCCTGATCTTCTCCTTTCGGCCAGGCTAGAAACAGATCCTTCCCTCCCACGCCAAGACAAGGCCCTTGCCCATGAACTGGTGATGGGCACCTTGAGATGGCAGGCAGCCCTGGACAGAGCCTTGAGCCAGGTGAGTTCCCGCCCCTTGTCCAGGATTCCAGGCAAGCTTTTGGCAGCGCTTCGCATGGGTGCATACCAGATTCTTTTTCTGGATAGGATTCCTGCCCCTGCGGCTGTCAACGAAACCGTGGAGTTGGTAAGGGAACTGGGCCTGGCATATGCCACAGGCTTTGCCAACGGAGTGCTTAGATCCCTGGCAGAAAAAGCGGGTTCTATTCTGTCTGTGGATTCCAATTTGCCTGATGCACAACGCATTGCCATGGAGACCTCTCACCCTGTCTGGATGGTGGAGAGGTGGATCAGGCAGTGGGGGCTCCAGCAAGCCAAGGAACTTTGTACGGCTAACAACCAGGTTGCGCCCCTTACCATCAGGACCAACACCCTGAAGATCACCCGCAAGGAGCTCATGGAAGCCCTTGAAAGGGAGGGCTTGGAGGTTCTTCCCACACAATTCAGTCCCGAGGGTCTGCGGGTGCTTAGTCTGGAAGTGCCTTTGAGCAGACTGGAGGCTTTTCGTAGGGGTTGGTTCCAGGTCCAGGATGAAGCTTCTCAGCTCATCCCTCACTGGCTGGAACTACAAGGGGATCAGATGGTGCTGGATGCCTGTGCTGCCCCAGGAGGCAAGACATCCCATATGGCCCAACTCTTAGGGAACAAAGGAAGGATCTTGGCCGTGGATATTCACCAGGCAAAGCTTCACCTACTGGCTCAGGAATGCAAGAAGCTCAACATAACCTGTGTGAGCATCCTCAAGGCTGACCTGTTGAATCCCTCCAGTGTGCCTGGCGGCCCTTTTCAACGTATTCTCCTGGATGCCCCCTGCTCAGGTTTGGGCGTATTGAGAAGGAATCCCGATGCCAAGTGGAGAAGAACCCCTCAGGACATCCCACGCATGGCCGATATTCAGCTCCGAATGCTGGAGAACCTGGCTCCCCTTTTGGCCCCAGGAGGAATCCTGGTATATAGCGTCTGCACACACACACAGGAGGAAACAGAGGGGGTCAGAGAAGCCTTCTTGAGCAAGACCAGAAACTTTGAGCCCGTGGTTTCGCCTCAGGGGCTTCCCCAAGAGGCCAGGACTCTGGTGGACCCCCATGGATTCCTGCGCACATTTCCCCATAGACAGGGCATGGATGGCTTCTCGGCCTTCAAACTTCGCAGGACTTCTTGA
- the fmt gene encoding methionyl-tRNA formyltransferase, which yields MSLRVLFAGTASFAVPTLEAILKSSHKVVGVITQPDRPAGRGRLLKASPVKELASKAGLRVMEPQRAGDPDCLDSIRALKPDVAVVVAYGQILPGAFLQIPALGCLNLHASLLPRHRGAAPIAWAILMGDEVTGLSIIQMDEGLDTGPVAAVARTPIGPQEDALELSARLSLMGADLMLETLGKLQRGALVLSAQRDEEATYAPKLRKQDGRIAWEDKAEMIHRKVRAMVPWPTAFTFCRGKQLKILKARALALESGQKPGTVIKARGENLWIATGGGTLEVLRLQPEAKPAMAAQAFVSGRGVIEGELLESL from the coding sequence ATGAGTCTCAGGGTCCTCTTCGCGGGGACAGCCTCCTTTGCAGTTCCTACACTGGAAGCCATCCTGAAGTCTTCCCATAAGGTGGTGGGCGTGATCACCCAGCCGGACAGGCCGGCTGGAAGGGGCCGCCTTCTGAAAGCTTCCCCGGTCAAAGAGTTGGCCTCCAAGGCAGGGCTCAGAGTCATGGAGCCGCAGCGGGCCGGGGATCCTGATTGCCTGGATAGCATCCGAGCTTTGAAGCCTGATGTGGCCGTGGTGGTGGCCTATGGGCAGATACTGCCGGGTGCTTTTCTTCAGATACCGGCCTTGGGCTGTTTGAACCTTCACGCATCCCTTTTGCCCCGCCACAGGGGGGCTGCACCCATTGCCTGGGCTATCCTGATGGGAGATGAGGTGACAGGTTTGAGCATAATTCAGATGGATGAAGGCTTGGACACAGGACCCGTGGCAGCTGTGGCAAGAACCCCCATCGGGCCCCAAGAAGATGCCCTGGAGCTCTCCGCCAGGCTCTCACTGATGGGGGCGGATCTGATGTTGGAAACCCTTGGGAAACTGCAAAGGGGGGCATTGGTCCTCTCTGCCCAGAGGGATGAGGAGGCCACCTATGCCCCCAAGCTGCGTAAGCAGGATGGCCGCATAGCCTGGGAGGATAAGGCAGAGATGATTCATAGAAAGGTGAGGGCCATGGTCCCTTGGCCCACTGCTTTCACCTTTTGTAGGGGAAAGCAGTTGAAGATCCTAAAGGCAAGAGCCCTTGCCCTGGAATCAGGGCAAAAACCGGGCACTGTCATCAAGGCCCGGGGGGAAAACCTATGGATAGCCACGGGTGGGGGTACTTTGGAGGTCTTAAGATTGCAGCCCGAGGCCAAACCAGCCATGGCTGCCCAAGCCTTTGTTTCCGGCAGGGGGGTGATAGAAGGAGAGCTACTGGAATCTTTGTAG
- the def gene encoding peptide deformylase produces MSLLKICKYPDPVLKRPSLPVKGSFKDLKQLVDDMFETMYEAPGVGLAAPQVGHNIRLFVVDVSSHQEDTGPMVFINPEILGGEGQITWEEGCLSVPDMMVEVPRMEKIRMSAQDLSGKRFHIEAHGLLAIALQHEADHLDGKLIIDRISSLKRELYRRRRLREAARALA; encoded by the coding sequence ATGAGCCTTTTGAAAATCTGCAAATACCCAGATCCGGTTCTCAAGAGGCCTAGCCTTCCCGTCAAGGGAAGCTTCAAAGATTTGAAACAGCTAGTGGATGACATGTTTGAGACCATGTACGAGGCCCCGGGGGTAGGGCTCGCAGCTCCACAGGTGGGCCACAACATAAGGCTCTTTGTGGTGGATGTCTCCTCTCATCAAGAGGACACTGGGCCCATGGTGTTCATCAATCCCGAGATCTTGGGCGGAGAAGGCCAGATCACCTGGGAGGAAGGCTGCCTGAGCGTTCCTGATATGATGGTGGAGGTACCCCGCATGGAGAAGATAAGGATGTCAGCCCAGGATCTCTCAGGCAAAAGGTTCCACATAGAGGCCCATGGGCTTCTGGCCATAGCCCTCCAACATGAAGCAGATCATCTAGACGGTAAATTGATCATAGACAGGATCAGTTCTCTCAAGAGAGAGCTTTACCGACGCCGACGGCTAAGAGAGGCCGCAAGGGCTTTGGCATGA
- the rpe gene encoding ribulose-phosphate 3-epimerase: MQTKPELAFDSFKIAPSLLSADFGRLAEEVLALERAGADWIHLDVMDGNFVPNITFGPRAVEAVRSVTRLPLDAHLMVENPDRHLKAFISAGADLVTVHVETCPHLHRTLQSIRDLGARPGVVLNPSTPLSSLEYILEEVELVMIMTVNPGFGGQSFIQAMIPKIRALRRMMDERDCRAELEVDGGVHIGNVREVARAGATVFVSGSGILDTKDYAQAIGRMREEIRLAKAAGGWNAADRGSSAR; encoded by the coding sequence TTGCAGACAAAACCGGAACTGGCCTTTGACTCTTTCAAAATTGCTCCTTCCCTCTTGTCCGCGGACTTCGGCCGTTTGGCAGAAGAAGTCCTGGCCTTGGAGAGGGCTGGGGCGGACTGGATCCACCTTGATGTCATGGATGGCAATTTTGTGCCCAACATTACTTTTGGTCCCAGGGCCGTGGAGGCTGTGCGCAGCGTCACGAGGCTTCCCCTGGACGCTCATCTGATGGTGGAGAACCCGGACCGCCACCTCAAAGCCTTCATATCTGCTGGAGCAGACTTGGTAACAGTGCATGTGGAGACATGTCCCCATCTCCACAGGACCTTGCAAAGCATTCGTGACTTGGGTGCCAGGCCCGGGGTGGTGCTCAACCCTTCTACGCCTCTTAGCTCATTGGAGTACATACTGGAAGAAGTGGAACTTGTTATGATAATGACAGTGAATCCTGGTTTTGGAGGGCAGAGCTTCATTCAGGCCATGATCCCTAAGATCCGGGCTCTGCGCAGGATGATGGATGAAAGGGACTGCAGGGCGGAGTTGGAGGTGGACGGTGGAGTCCACATAGGCAATGTGAGGGAGGTGGCCAGAGCCGGGGCCACTGTGTTTGTGTCTGGTTCCGGCATATTGGACACAAAGGATTACGCGCAGGCCATTGGGCGCATGCGGGAGGAGATAAGGCTGGCTAAGGCAGCAGGAGGTTGGAATGCGGCGGACAGAGGTTCCTCCGCTAGATGA
- a CDS encoding tetratricopeptide repeat protein: MRRTEVPPLDEDKILDAPIGLDMDALGGKDLGSLSIRQAPKKKKGRAKGVWILVGFLLGVGLAGFVFWEISPTTENVPRRSHSASLFSYPVEGIRIQRLALQKEGEQAEASSVLLREQTLRVVYGKESVRFVSVERDPSIWARVLAVFLSPPGLYLEGNPIDPGQDLISFLAPEKSLVYELSLRAGPHGPALARFTLELQMSAETWAARARELKEPQAQRACLEQALRAEPGNVDLLMALGNLLWEQNEPLGAAERFEEVLKHSPKHKEAARALASIYSKSKPKRALEMYKLLSDIDPDNRLDNLKHMAALQERLGVSPAETYKKILAIQKNDPDARRGLDTLYAKKVEMAQQAEKKGNLSQAIEQMKQALELNPSKEGKAYLATLHNNLAYSLAKQAKFKEAIPHYEASLRLEESAITYLNLADAYAKAQQHSKALQSVEKAWALKPKEPEVVKNLLLLWAELLTQKKDYGGATAKLQELHAKFPKDPEVAKMLAAAYWNQKDLNKALEVLQRVPGLMASHPPKARAEIHAMLGDLYRALGDQEKNVKGRIARYDEALKEYKAALALNKGDKQTQKKKEELESERMALVKRSLKSS; encoded by the coding sequence ATGCGGCGGACAGAGGTTCCTCCGCTAGATGAGGACAAGATACTGGATGCGCCCATAGGCCTGGACATGGACGCTCTTGGGGGCAAGGACCTGGGTTCTCTGTCCATACGCCAGGCCCCCAAGAAGAAAAAAGGGCGGGCCAAGGGTGTTTGGATTCTTGTGGGTTTTCTGCTAGGAGTGGGCCTGGCAGGTTTTGTTTTTTGGGAAATCAGCCCCACAACTGAGAATGTGCCCAGAAGGAGTCACTCTGCATCCCTTTTTTCTTATCCCGTGGAGGGGATCCGCATCCAGCGCCTTGCATTGCAAAAAGAGGGGGAGCAGGCCGAGGCTTCCTCGGTGCTGCTGAGGGAGCAGACCCTTCGGGTGGTGTATGGAAAAGAGAGCGTGAGATTTGTCTCGGTGGAGAGAGACCCTTCCATTTGGGCACGTGTCTTGGCGGTTTTTCTTAGCCCACCTGGGCTCTATCTGGAGGGCAACCCCATTGACCCGGGCCAGGATCTGATCTCCTTCTTGGCCCCGGAGAAGAGCCTTGTGTATGAGCTTTCTCTGAGAGCTGGTCCCCATGGGCCAGCTCTAGCCAGATTCACACTGGAGCTCCAGATGAGCGCCGAGACCTGGGCTGCCAGGGCACGGGAACTGAAGGAACCACAGGCTCAGAGAGCCTGCCTGGAACAGGCCCTCAGGGCAGAGCCTGGCAATGTGGATCTGCTCATGGCTTTGGGCAATCTCCTTTGGGAACAAAACGAGCCCTTGGGGGCGGCCGAAAGGTTCGAGGAGGTTCTAAAGCATTCTCCCAAACACAAGGAGGCCGCGCGAGCCCTGGCTTCCATCTATTCCAAGTCAAAGCCCAAGAGGGCATTGGAGATGTATAAACTCCTAAGTGACATAGACCCTGACAACAGACTCGACAATCTCAAGCACATGGCCGCACTCCAGGAGCGCCTGGGGGTCTCTCCGGCAGAGACTTACAAGAAGATCCTGGCCATCCAGAAAAACGATCCCGATGCCCGAAGAGGTCTTGATACACTTTATGCCAAAAAGGTGGAGATGGCTCAGCAGGCCGAGAAAAAAGGGAATCTTTCCCAGGCCATCGAACAGATGAAGCAGGCTCTGGAGTTGAACCCGAGCAAAGAGGGCAAGGCATACCTGGCCACCCTTCACAACAACCTGGCCTATTCCCTGGCCAAGCAGGCCAAGTTCAAGGAGGCCATACCTCATTACGAGGCCTCCTTGCGATTGGAGGAAAGCGCAATCACCTACCTGAATCTGGCTGATGCCTATGCCAAAGCTCAACAACACTCAAAGGCACTCCAAAGTGTGGAGAAAGCATGGGCGCTTAAGCCCAAGGAGCCGGAGGTGGTCAAAAACCTTCTTCTGCTTTGGGCCGAGCTGCTGACCCAGAAAAAGGATTATGGGGGAGCTACTGCCAAACTCCAGGAGCTGCATGCCAAGTTTCCCAAGGATCCGGAAGTGGCCAAGATGTTGGCAGCAGCCTATTGGAACCAGAAGGATTTAAACAAAGCCCTGGAAGTACTCCAGAGGGTTCCAGGACTCATGGCATCACACCCACCTAAGGCAAGGGCAGAGATCCACGCCATGTTGGGAGACCTTTACCGGGCCTTGGGGGATCAGGAAAAAAACGTTAAAGGCCGTATAGCACGTTATGACGAGGCTCTGAAGGAATACAAGGCAGCTTTGGCTCTGAACAAGGGTGACAAGCAGACACAAAAGAAAAAAGAAGAGCTGGAAAGCGAGCGCATGGCACTGGTGAAGCGTTCCCTGAAATCTTCCTGA
- a CDS encoding bifunctional nuclease family protein, producing the protein MIPVVVESVSYEAQGSMYRVNLKEETTGKVLPIFVGAFEGNAIAMALRGIPAARPLTHDLMANLIESLDGEVLRIVVSDLRDNIYYAFIYIRQDGKELAVDSRPSDAIALAMRLGVPIFVVKKLEEKFVDELEEILSKTEPGETMH; encoded by the coding sequence ATGATCCCCGTAGTTGTGGAAAGCGTCTCCTATGAGGCTCAAGGCTCCATGTACAGGGTGAACCTAAAGGAAGAAACCACAGGCAAGGTGCTTCCCATTTTCGTGGGAGCCTTCGAAGGAAACGCCATAGCCATGGCCCTGAGGGGAATTCCTGCAGCAAGGCCCCTCACCCACGATCTCATGGCCAACCTCATTGAAAGCCTAGATGGGGAAGTCTTGAGAATAGTGGTGTCTGACTTGAGGGACAACATATATTATGCCTTTATCTACATAAGACAAGACGGAAAGGAACTGGCAGTAGACAGCAGGCCCAGTGATGCCATAGCCTTGGCCATGAGACTGGGGGTTCCCATTTTCGTGGTCAAGAAGCTTGAAGAGAAGTTCGTAGATGAGCTAGAAGAGATACTCAGTAAGACAGAGCCTGGGGAGACAATGCACTAG
- the plsY gene encoding glycerol-3-phosphate 1-O-acyltransferase PlsY: MFLIALLILGAYLLGSVPFGLLFSKALGKKDPRSWGSGNIGATNVFRTSGLGAAVLTLLADGLKGYVPAWGAVALQLGPWEAILVGLAAFLGHLFPVYLGFKGGKGVATAAGIMAALAPLVLFGCLGVFILGFALSRLVSVGSIMAAFGAPVGAKLLGGEAPLVFLTLVLACGILWRHKENMRRLLKGEEKPLIRKPRPG; this comes from the coding sequence TTGTTTTTGATTGCATTGTTGATTCTTGGCGCCTATTTGCTGGGCTCTGTGCCTTTTGGGCTTTTGTTCTCCAAAGCCCTCGGGAAGAAGGATCCCAGGTCTTGGGGTAGCGGCAACATCGGCGCCACCAATGTTTTTCGCACCTCTGGCCTTGGAGCCGCAGTGCTAACTCTATTGGCAGATGGGCTCAAGGGATACGTGCCAGCGTGGGGTGCGGTAGCACTTCAATTGGGGCCCTGGGAGGCAATCTTGGTGGGCTTGGCTGCGTTCTTAGGGCATCTGTTTCCTGTTTACCTGGGATTCAAAGGGGGGAAAGGAGTTGCCACCGCAGCAGGAATCATGGCGGCATTGGCCCCTTTGGTACTTTTTGGGTGTTTGGGAGTATTCATCCTGGGTTTTGCCCTGAGCAGGTTGGTTTCCGTGGGCTCCATCATGGCTGCTTTTGGGGCTCCTGTGGGGGCTAAGCTTCTTGGGGGAGAGGCTCCACTTGTTTTTTTGACCCTGGTGCTGGCCTGTGGGATCCTCTGGAGGCACAAAGAGAACATGAGGAGGCTCCTAAAGGGGGAGGAAAAGCCCTTGATCCGTAAGCCCAGGCCCGGTTGA